In Cryptomeria japonica chromosome 5, Sugi_1.0, whole genome shotgun sequence, the genomic window TCTCGGTCGTTATCGCAACCGCATAGCCACGCAAAGGTCGAGGAGATATCTTTGAGGTCATCGTGCCTCAAACCATTGTAGGACAGAGGGAATCTTGGAGGCCCGGCTATTGGACTCTGATTCAGCGCATTGTGACAGAATGAGACGATATCTCTTCTAGTGTCCCAATGTTCCTCCATGGAGCTCTCGCCAAACACCTCTGTGCCGTCAAATATGGTACAACATAACATATCCCTAATAGCCTCTGGGGTTATGACTCTAAGAAGGGAGCCCTGAATTGAAGAAGAACCAGGCTCGAGCCTATTGGCGCATGCAGCTACAAACTCTGGATAGTCCGGAACCATGGGAACAACGAACTGAGGAGCACCACTATTCCAAAATTTGACTGTCGTAGATTGCGGCTCATTCCTATGATTTACCATCCTACCGCAAGCGGCTTCTCTGAGGTTCTTCGACTGCCTGTGAAGTTCGGGCTCAAATGAAATTCTCCAAAGAAACTATCACCATCACAGGATTGCGGGTGGCCAACTCTGATTTGGGTTTGGTTCTTTGATATTCTGGCTTTGGGGACACGGCGTGAGAGGAATACAAGAGTTCCCCGAATACATCTACCCACATTTTCCCTTGGAAAGAACCTGATGAGGCTGCTTCCATCTCCATCTTCTACAAGAAAACTTCTCTTTCTGACACCTCTGAAGAGTTTCAACGCTTGGGGGTGTAAAATGAACAATATGACATGCACTTTTGGAGACCTTCTTCCTTAAATGTGTCACATGCCTAGATTTGTGCGAAAGAGAGCATTTAATGACAAGTGCATGTCCGCACGTATGCCACTTCATTTTCCAAGTtgcaattaattctaaaaaaagatAAGCGTCGCCATCTGCGTTTCCCAAGGAAATGCATGTTCAGTCTGCCATTACTTTGAGCCACTTGAGGCGATATGTTTATCTGGCCAAATCCCCCCATTAAGGATAGACTCCACGGCCAGCGAGGCTCGCACAAGCCATAACAGACCTGCGGGTTATTGGACTTAAACACGTTGTACCTGTATATATGCATGGCGTCTGAGGACACCGCTTCTCTTTTCGAGGTAAAGGATAGGGCGTACGCAACCTTCAAGCTCGACTTCGTCTACTTGTGTGAGTTTATGAGAAAAAACAGCTGAGTCAAAAATCGGGAGCACTGGCTTTCCACTTCATTCATTACCTGGAGCTGAAAATccactataaatatgtcttttcaaacaTTCTTTTGCACAATATCCACCTCAACGGCGGAGTTTCCTAAAAAATAGATACTCCCATCAGGCTTACCAATAGTAAGGCTCAAGTCGCTTTCTTAGGCAATATATTAGACCGAAGGTTATAGGGGATGACGCGACGTAAAAATCCTCTGATCGTTGTTGCAATCAAATGGGTGCTTGGGGAGGACTTCATTGACGACGTGGACAAATACTGTGTCAACACAGATATCTATTCACCTTTTGTGGCTTCATTACTGGATGTCGGGATGACTGGTTATCTAACCTCAGAGCTAGCTCAAGCACTCTTCCCTCTGGAGTATCTAGGTGGCCTGGAGGACGTTGTGGCATACTACATTCCTTTCAGAGGTTTACTTCTGGCCTCGGATCTGCAGCGTTTCATCACCCTCGGCAAGGAGGTGACTTGGTATCCGCTTATAGGCGGCCTGAAGACCATGTCATTGTCGTCTCATTGCTTTCGAGCGGAGCTTGCCACGAAGTTCCTCCTCGAAGTTCATCTGATAGTGCCTGTTCCGACTGGCACCAATTGGTACACTAAATTCAGAGACTATATCTTCCCATGGATCTTGATGCCACATGTTCTCCCTAACCTGGTGCTTGTGTCGATAGCTCACAAGCTTGACGACGACTCTAGCCACGAGTGGTCGAAGAGagatgatgttgaagatgaagatgatgacttCGAATTCCGgatggatgaggaggatgatgaagaAGATCGTTGAGATACTACCACCCTGTTTCAAAAGTTTGTCCCTTTATTTCTCAAATATAGGTCGCACGCCTTTTGCATGTATTGTACCAAGATACTTATAATATAATGATTTCATTTTGCTTGCTCAAGGCGTATCTTGTAGTTCACTTTTTCTTTTGGGAATGCATgaagaaacataattaaataaataaggcatgCTAAAATACATTATTTACATTATTTTACATTAGGAAATTTGCTACTAGTGAAAGGGTTTGAGATGAAACCCGTTGACCGGGATTCCGAGAGATTTCCCCTACATATTCTCGAGATCAAAAGCATTAAAACCCTTGCAATTCGTAATGTGGAAGGGTCTCTCCCAtaaaccatcaaatttagcatgtTGACCAAGCTTGGTTGCTCTCTCATTATACTTCAAAACAAGGTCGCCTTGTTTGAGTCTCGGGTCTGAACTTTTCTTATTGTCAAACCACCTCTTAACAGTTTGCTGGTGGTTTTGAAGGGATAAAAATGCTACTTCCCTTGCTTCCTCTAGCTCCATAAGCTCTGCCAATCTCACCTCCATGGGATCATTTTCGGTCACCTCAATAGATTTGAGTAACTGTAAGGTGAGGATCTCCAAAGACACGGGGAATAAAGCATCCTTGCAGTAGACCAACTTGTATGGTGAGTTCTTTAGAATTTGCTTGCGCGTGATCCAGTCTGCCCATAACGCGcttctcaagtggtgatgccactcccttttgtgcTCAGAGCTCATCCTTTTAATGGGTCTTATGagattcttgttagtggactcggctaggccatttccctatggatagtagTTTGAGGTCTTCAGGTAGATACCTTGATTGAGAGCAAACTGAGTGACTCGTGACCCGGTGAATGCTCATGCATTGTCCAATATTATGGTCTTTGGTGGACCATACCGGCACACTAAGTCTTCCAAAAATGCTAATATCTCTGTCTATGATGAATTCCTCAGGGGGACAGCCTTGGACCATCTAGTGAAGTAGTCAGTAGCAGTCAGGATCCACTTGTGTTCAGCTGAGATTGGAGACATGATCATTCCTATGAAATCAAAACCCCATTGAACAAAGGGTTCTTACACCATTATGGGCCTAAGCGGCATTGTCGTCTTTCTGCACCTACCACTGTAGTACTAGCATTCTTTGCATTCTCTTACCAGAGTATGTGCATCTTTAAACATAGAGGGCCAGAAGTACCCAACATGGGTGATCTTAATGATGGTGGTTTGTGTTGAATAGTGGCCTCCCGACAATCCATAATGGAATTCATGTAGAATCTTACTAGCCTGGCCTTGGCCCACGCAGCGTAGTAGGATTCCATCGAAATTTCTCTTAAAAAGCACTCCTTCCACCAGGCGAAAGCCACTATTCTGCATTCTGTAGAATCTCTTCTTTCCGGAAGGGAGGTCCGTAGGGAAGATTCCAGTCTTCATGAAATGTTTCTGACTCTCAATCCAGCATGCTTATGTTGGTTCAGAGGTGACCATTACAACTTCCTCTATAGTAGTCTCGGCCTCTTGAGGGTCAAACTCTTGGGCTATATATTCGCACAAGCCTTTACCGCGGATTACCTTGGTGGGTCTAACATCAATGTCATACTCTAGGATTTTGGTAATCCAGTTTACTCTATTCTCTATAATGTCGCCTTCCATTATATATTCCTTGACTGAAGGGTAGGCGACATACACAGTACTCTTATTACAAGCAATAAAACGCCTGAACTTTTTAAGGCCCTGAACAATGGCCAAAGCTTGCTTTTCAACAAAATTGTATTTAGCCTCATATTCTTTTAGAGTTttggaatggaaagctatgggatgctcacCTCTTTTGTCTGCATCTTCCTGTGTTAGAACCCAGGTAATGCTATAAttgctagagaaaacatacattataaaatcCTTGGACATATCAGGGTTGGAGAGTATGGGAGCTGAGGAGATGGCATCTTTGATCCTCTCAAATGCCTCTTTAACTTCAGGAGTTCATTTAAAATGCATTTCCGTTTTAATCATTAGAGTGATGGGCCTCACCATCCTAGCAAAGTCTAAGATAAAGCGGCTAACAAAGTTAACTTTACCTAGGAAGGACTAAACGCCCTTCTTGTTGACAGGAAGAGGAAGCTCCTTTATTGCCTTCACTCGATCTGGATCAATGGAGACTCCTTCTTTTGACACTACGTGTCCCAGTAATTTCCCTTGCGggaccccaaagatgcatttctttgggtttaatgagatgccaaattccaaacacttCTGGAACACTAGCTCGAGATGATCGAAGTGATCTTCTTTATGCTTTGAAAACACGGTCAAGTCATCCAAGtagatgaggatgattttattaaTGAGCTCTTTGAAAGCcagatccatagctctctgaaaagtGGCATCGGTGTTTGACAACCCAAACAACATTTTCtgataagcaaatgttccccatttggttgtgaaggttgtcttatgttgatcttctggcttTACCAATACCtggttataacctgagaacccatccaaCATCGAAAACATCTCCGACCCCGCTACAGTGCTTAACAACTGTTCCATGGGTGGCAAAGGGTAATGATCTTTTAAAGAGGCTTGGTTCAAGTCACGGAAGTCTACACAAAGCcggatatccccattcttctttttgactggtaccaaatttgatacccatgtactatgcttgatggggTAGATGATCTTTGATTCTATCCATTTCTTCAATTCCTAAGCCCTAAGAAACTCAATCTTTGGATTGACAGGTCTCTGCTTCTGTCGAACCGGCTTGGCCCCATCAACGAGCTCAATGGTGTGCTGAATCATGCTAGAATTCTATACTTTCAAATCCTCATATGACCATACTAGCACGCCcacatattcatcacaatatcgAGCCAATCTCTCTCGGTCTTCTGAGGGAACTTCCTTTCCGACCTTAAGTATTCTCCCATTCCCTACTGACATTTTGGCATAGTCACCTTTATCGGTCGTGAGCTTTCGCTtgtcatttttggcatcatcatggtcaaaTAAATTATCCAGGGTTatcaatccatttgggagcttgttggatttcaattgaatgatTTGATCCCCATAAGCCTCCTTTACTTTAGGCTGCAATTGGTCAGCAAACTCTCCAAAGTTTTGAATGAACAGAGCAATTTGctcatcactctcaaaaacttgCCAGTGGGTGTCATTGTCTAGAATAGTTGGTCGAACAATCACACAGACTGCCTAGAGATTGGCGAGTAGGTCCACAGCAGGGTTGAATTGTGACCCAATAGTAGCCATCCAATTAGCAAATGCATTTGTCTTTCGAGGAACCCTCTGGATGTTGAAAGCATTGAAGCTCTTGATTGGGTCCCATGTCCTATGATAGTAGGATCTCATGCAGATGTGCTTGGCACTAGAGATTCCTCGAACCTGGTGCACAATCGGCTCAAAATCGCCCAAAACTTTCAACTGCTTTATGCCCATCCTTTCTGCGAAATTTAGGCCTTGGAGCAGCCTTTCATATTCTGCTTCATTGTTGGAGCAAGCAAACTATAGACGGAAAGACCTCGGGATTTGTTCACCCGAAGGTGCCCAGCACCTGAACCTACCTTGCATCTTGTACCATCAAAGTGTAAGGTCCAGAGCACAGAAGACAACTCTTCCTTGGTTAGCGAATCCTTAGTTAGTTTTGGGATGACTTGATCCTCATCAAAAATACAGTAGGTACCAAGACCTGTGGCATGATAGTTGGAATATGGATCAGAATTTATGAATTCATTGAGAAAAACTTCTTGCTCTGGTGTAATATCCTCGATCACCTCTTCATCCTCTAGAAGCTCTATCGTGTTTCTCTCTtcattagagatggaggtatgagttGGCTTGAAGTTGAGAATAGCCTGATCCGCTACGTGCTCGGTGTGTAGGGGTTCTAAAAGAATTTTGAGCTTAGCACCATGTTGGGTTCGAAGGATGAGGTGAGACTAGTCTAAagataggtaacctcctattttggcAATGAAGTCTCGAGAAAGGCAGAGGCCAAAAACAGACGGTATGTCAATAACTACTACTTCTTGAGACACGGTGACACTAGGACACACAAACAATGTCAACGGAAGGCTTTTAATAAGACCCACAGTCTGGACTTTATTTCCATCTAGTTGCATAACACCCCTATTTAAAGGctcatatttaatatttaaaacctcagcaatttgcttaggcatgacggtgGTGCTAGCAccggaatctatcatagaattgtgtaaaagtttgtctcctactatgagggtcaaatagaaaggatttggttaaggcttaccttccacttgggATTTAGGAGGTACGGCCTCATTTGTCAACACCATCGGCGAGCGTGATTGTTCTGCAGGGGGCTGAAATCTTTCTTCACTAGCTCGCAAAGAACTGGCAACATTCCTTCCAGCAGGTTTTTCCACTTCTATCAAAGCTTCTTTCAACCGATTCTTCTGCTCTGGgatactaaggagatcccataaggaGACGTTGGTCGAGGCTTTCTTTACTTGCTCCACCACGTCCAACATTGATGGTACTGATGTCCTTGCCTCTCTCGGCTTATAGGGGATAAATTCCTTTCTCAGATATGTGTTAGCAACCGCGGGTTGTTCAAGAGGTTTATCT contains:
- the LOC131875875 gene encoding uncharacterized protein LOC131875875, translated to MSSEHKREWHHHLRSALWADWITRKQILKNSPYKLVYCKDALFPVSLEILTLQLLKSIEVTENDPMEVRLAELMELEEAREVAFLSLQNHQQTVKRWFDNKKSSDPRLKQGDLVLKYNERATKLGQHAKFDGLWERPFHITNCKGFNAFDLENM